DNA sequence from the Parascardovia denticolens DSM 10105 = JCM 12538 genome:
CAAGGGATGAGGGGAAAGGAAGGAAAAAGGAAGAGGAGAAAAGAAAAGAGGAGGAAGCGGGAAAAGAAAAGGTAAAAGAGGAAAAATAAAAGGCGAAAGACGAAAAAGGATAAAAGAAAAAGCGAGGGGTGTTTTGCTTGCCTTCAAGCCAAACACCCCTCACCACAGCTCACCGGAATCGCCTTATTTCAGCTTTCCCTAGGTACTACTTATCCATGTCCAGGCGCTACCTATCTATGTCTAAGTGATACTCATCTAAGGCTTTATGCTCGAATCCCCGCGACCCTGATACCACAAGGCGTAAGACGCGAGGCACGAGATACAAGGCGCGAAGCCCGAGGCGCAGCATCCCGAGTCACAAGGATTCCGGCTGCAACCTCGACGATCAGAGCTGCTGCCCTTCCGCTTGGGAGGCGAAGTAGGCGGCGCCGACGATACCGGCATCGTTCAGGAGCTGCGCGGGAACAATGGGGGTATCAATCTTGATGAAGGGGAAGAACTTGTCGCTCTTCTTGCTGACGCCACCGCCGACCACGAAAATGTCGGGGCTGAAGTAGTGCTCCAGCAGCTTGTAATACTTGGTCAGCCGCTTGCCCCATTTCTTCCAGGTCAGTTCTTTGGCGGAACGGGCGGAATCAGCGCAATACTTCTCGGCGTCCTTGCCATCAAGAATCAAGTGGCCTAACTCGGTGTTAGGGACAAGCACCCCATGCATGATCAGGGCGGTTCCAATGCCGGTCCCGAGGGTGGTGGCGATGACCAGACCTTTTTCGCCTTTGGCTGCGCCGAACTGGGCCTCAGCCAGACCGGCGGCGTCAGCATCATTGACCACGTGGCAACGGCGACCGGTCCGCTCCGACATCAGTTTGTTGATGTCCACGCCGATCCATGATTGATCCAGATTGGCCATGAAGTCCAGAGGCTTGCCGGGCTTGATTGGCGCAGGGAAGGCGATGCCGATGGGAGTTCCGTCCTGCACATCGAAGTGGTCCAGGATCTGCTTGACCACATCAGCCACGGCCTCGGGGGTGGAAACCTCCGGGGTGGGGATGCGCAGACGCTCGTCCGCGAATTTTCCTTCGTACAGGTTTACCGGCGCACCTTTGATGCCGGAGCCGCCAATATCAACGCCAAAAGCTTGAGCCGACTCGATCATGATCCCTCCTTGGACTGCGATTCTAATCGTCTCTTCGATTTTACGCCGGGCGACGCCCAAAATCACGGCCGCTGACTACTCGAGGCGGAACATCAAGGAACGCCGAGGAAGAAAACGGAAGCGGGTAAAGCGAAAATGAGCCATAATAGGTCTATGAGTGATTTTCATACTTCCTTATTGGACGCCATTGATGTGCGCGTCACCACCCGTTTCTATGAGGACAGGCCGATTGATGAGGACCTGAGCCGTCAGCTGCGTCAAAACATTGACGCGATCAATGCGATTTCCGGCCTGCATATTCAGCTGATCGAAGGGCATCCCGAGGTCTTCGCTGAGGCCAATACCTCCGGTCATCTGCGCAATGCCCGGAATTTCATCGCCCTCGTCGGCCCGAAAGACCAGTCGGATGCCTTGGAAATGCTGGGATACTACGGCGAGCGCCTGGCTTTGTCCGCGACCTTGTCCGGTCTGCAGACCGGTTGGGTCGCCGGTTCCTGGGACAAGGCCGCCGCCGAGGCCGCCTGCGCCATCAACCCCGACGAAGCCTTGTACCTATGCCTGACCATCGGCTATCAAGAGGATTACGACCAGCTCATGAACAAGTCGTATGAGGAAAGATGCGCCGAGCAGCAGTCGCATCGCCCCAGCAAAAAGCTGGAAGAGCTTTACAGCGTGGTCGATGACGCTCAAGCTCCCCTGCCCGACTGGTTCCTCGACGGGATAAAATCCGTGCAGAAGGCCCCGTCCGCCATGAACCGCCAGCCGATACACTTCACCTTCAATCCCGGCAACGATCTGGTGCGGGCTTTCAGCCAGTCCAGTTTGGAAGGCCCCGGAATTTTCAGCCTCGTGGATTTGGGCATTGCCAAGCTCCACTTCCAGATCGGCGCCGGCGGCGGGACGTGGGAATGGGGCGATGACGCCTCTTACGCCCGGCGATAAGCGGCGGCCCCCTGCGGAAGCCGCCACAAGACGGAAGCCGCCACAAGACAGAAGCCGATCAGTGCTTGGAAGCTGAAGACCCTGCATCTGCCGATGCTGATCCAGAAGCAGAGCCGGAGGCGGCGGGGATAGAAGCAGAACCGGCAGGAGAGGAGGCGGCATCGGATCCGTGCTTGGAAGCGGAAGAACCTCCGTCGGCATCAGCAGCGGAGTTTCCAGCGCCTACTCCGCCAGGTACGGAAGCCGCCCCAGCGTTCTCGGGAGAAACGATGCGCCCGTCCGCCGTCACCAGCATCTGTCCGGTGCGCTTCAGATAGTCAGCGACGATCGGCCAGACGTCCAGCACCCATTCGTTCACTCCCCTATATCGCCCATCGGAATCCTGCATGGCCTTGTAGCAGTGCATGATGTATTTCTGATTCACCTTGTTACCGGGAACAGCCATGAGCACCAGGTCGGTCCCCCGGCGCAAAGCGTGAATCACCCGCTTGACCCCGGGGATGGCGCGGCTGGGGTGGACGTCCACCATGGCGTCTCCCGCCTGGCTGGGGTCGCGGGGGGCGAGCATCTGGGAGCCGGGGGCCGTGCGGTTATAGTAGAGGAACTGGTTGTTGTCGTCGGCGTAGGTGAGTTCCATTGGCATGGTGTTGAGGAACCAGTTGAGCTGGTCGACGCTCAGGACACCCCGATCCAGCATCACGTAGTCCGATCCGTGGGCGGCTTGGGTCTTTTCCGCGGCTTGCTCCACCCAGTCGTCGGCCTTCATATCCACCCCTTCGATGGTGGTATCGATCGGTTGGCTGGCGGCCAGGTTTTCGGACTCGAAGGAATCGGCAGTCGCTGGACTGGCACCTACACCAGTTCCGGCTCCGGCTCCGCTTCCCTCCCCTTTCATGGCCTGCATGACTTTGACCCAGGAGACGAATTTCGTGAAGACGGTGGTCAGGAATTCCACGGTCTTCGGATCGCGCAGACCGCCTTCGTCGGGCAGGTTCTCGATGGAGTTGCCTAGGAGGAACTCGTCCCCGGGCATGACGACGGCGTTGACGCCCGGGGATTCCAGTACCTGCTTGAGGTCGAGTTGGGCGCGGGAGGACCCTTGGTTCGTCCATGAGGCGCCGACCAGGAGGACGGGCTTGCCCACAAACGGGTGCAGCTTGTAGGACATCCATTCGACGATGCTCTTCATGGCCGGGGTCGTGGTGTGGTCATGC
Encoded proteins:
- the ppgK gene encoding polyphosphate--glucose phosphotransferase, whose product is MIESAQAFGVDIGGSGIKGAPVNLYEGKFADERLRIPTPEVSTPEAVADVVKQILDHFDVQDGTPIGIAFPAPIKPGKPLDFMANLDQSWIGVDINKLMSERTGRRCHVVNDADAAGLAEAQFGAAKGEKGLVIATTLGTGIGTALIMHGVLVPNTELGHLILDGKDAEKYCADSARSAKELTWKKWGKRLTKYYKLLEHYFSPDIFVVGGGVSKKSDKFFPFIKIDTPIVPAQLLNDAGIVGAAYFASQAEGQQL
- a CDS encoding nitroreductase family protein — protein: MSDFHTSLLDAIDVRVTTRFYEDRPIDEDLSRQLRQNIDAINAISGLHIQLIEGHPEVFAEANTSGHLRNARNFIALVGPKDQSDALEMLGYYGERLALSATLSGLQTGWVAGSWDKAAAEAACAINPDEALYLCLTIGYQEDYDQLMNKSYEERCAEQQSHRPSKKLEELYSVVDDAQAPLPDWFLDGIKSVQKAPSAMNRQPIHFTFNPGNDLVRAFSQSSLEGPGIFSLVDLGIAKLHFQIGAGGGTWEWGDDASYARR
- a CDS encoding NADPH-dependent oxidoreductase codes for the protein MTLKFVAISGSIDKKSYNTKLLMFMANHFRQEADIEILDISQVPIFNESEDLSESDLLQYLNAKIAGSDGVVLATPEHDHTTTPAMKSIVEWMSYKLHPFVGKPVLLVGASWTNQGSSRAQLDLKQVLESPGVNAVVMPGDEFLLGNSIENLPDEGGLRDPKTVEFLTTVFTKFVSWVKVMQAMKGEGSGAGAGTGVGASPATADSFESENLAASQPIDTTIEGVDMKADDWVEQAAEKTQAAHGSDYVMLDRGVLSVDQLNWFLNTMPMELTYADDNNQFLYYNRTAPGSQMLAPRDPSQAGDAMVDVHPSRAIPGVKRVIHALRRGTDLVLMAVPGNKVNQKYIMHCYKAMQDSDGRYRGVNEWVLDVWPIVADYLKRTGQMLVTADGRIVSPENAGAASVPGGVGAGNSAADADGGSSASKHGSDAASSPAGSASIPAASGSASGSASADAGSSASKH